Proteins encoded within one genomic window of Pseudalkalibacillus sp. SCS-8:
- a CDS encoding FtsX-like permease family protein: protein MLRFIWNSWWRNKERFILLIVGVLILSIGLSYLVGITQATNGTIVDELQKRWKSSYHIVVRPPDSRSVTEEKNLLEPNYLSGIDGGISIEQYEKIKAMDEVDIAAPIAMIGMIYNNTVLGQVDKSSLTPGIYRMKIIYKTNTGAAIDTDSGSIYFPVGGWDARNHGQEYGVAYFHGELSNGTDIMVAGIDPEAEAELVGLDQAILDKKNNRYLNEDDQPERIKVDENLEDIKIPVLLSNHNFVDGSISYVVEKLDIPFEGLAQQEEMMEEIKDKGGKDFLEKQKGEVVKDYTYSTQEAHDKIIDDITNGRYIQNHMKFMRFKPSPIDYRPVSSPFSDRWPFAYEVTPYTLPEDSRLAVDETYRPLNTYGEDSKDWPRIKLDFKGIFDPTKLNISKDPLTELPMETYFPSKAQWVIDPENNPVNPPKEMKPLNNPYGFLTKPPMLLTTLEAAEEIAGDKPISAIRVNVKGVEELNDESEKVLQSVAEQIEQETGLITDITLGSSPQPALTHIPAIKGKESLGWVQQPWIKLGSSITIFQEAKVGFTGLIASVILVAIVYVFSSNLIMMFARKKEFAVLLSIGWRPNQLSKLLFLESTLLGSFVALMSWVILGFYFLTSSVETSGIRILLIGLFGLLIYWFGSLVPALLVRKIKPYETMKSGEISNKSKRIVKSESVIGMSFNYLSTKLNRTVLSILSIAFPTGLLVFFLFVTFRLKGVMYATWLGEFVAMEVGTMHYIAMGVAILIAILTTAEIIWQNVSERQGEIAVLKALGWQNKNVRTLVLLEGGLSGLLAGILGLSLAFLLIWRMYGGVPVSELLFLLTTLLIPIVTGLLGAILPAEKAVKIQPYQGISGGMTNSKKTEKQFKYGLGAVGAALFVGIIVLLANAIPEVKESVAKYTSPSDQDKTSGEVLSTSAVPDDEDEAKGEGKKKGEDGPIDKLMETAWRTGTLGQTFDEEQEIITFGELTDAPNDVKLGDPENMLLTVPVLVENTDTIQLLYKARFHKLMDEAGNHYKAKHMEIVEERNWKFQSSLEGGGLAHVLLTYEVPKNVNQLVMIFKVSDLPGDMIIEIPMEKSTVVNGESNQDKETVIDELLKTAHETGRPGDTFGSGTTLTVGELTDPPNDVNLENNKNRLLTIPVKMEHFDQRASGGINYMPQYQNIVVDAEGNEYKPLNMTVIENKDWAEKKFLKAGGIADVLLTYEIPRDIQRVAFVIETDSFPRGIIIDVQIPSN, encoded by the coding sequence ATGCTTAGATTTATATGGAATTCCTGGTGGCGGAACAAAGAACGGTTTATTTTACTGATTGTCGGTGTGCTCATACTAAGTATCGGGTTGAGCTATCTTGTCGGGATAACACAGGCAACGAACGGGACAATCGTCGATGAGCTGCAAAAGCGTTGGAAATCATCTTACCATATTGTTGTACGTCCTCCTGATTCAAGAAGTGTGACAGAAGAAAAGAATCTCCTGGAGCCGAACTACCTTAGTGGAATTGATGGCGGTATATCAATCGAACAATACGAAAAGATCAAAGCTATGGATGAAGTTGATATCGCTGCTCCTATCGCAATGATCGGCATGATCTATAACAACACGGTGTTGGGCCAAGTGGATAAAAGCAGTCTGACTCCCGGTATCTATCGTATGAAAATCATTTATAAAACAAATACAGGAGCTGCTATTGATACGGATAGCGGTTCAATTTACTTTCCTGTAGGAGGATGGGATGCAAGAAATCACGGTCAGGAATACGGTGTAGCATACTTTCATGGAGAACTATCAAACGGCACCGATATTATGGTTGCGGGAATCGATCCTGAAGCTGAAGCTGAACTTGTCGGACTGGATCAAGCCATTTTGGATAAAAAAAATAATCGCTATTTAAATGAAGATGATCAACCTGAGCGTATAAAAGTCGACGAAAACCTCGAAGACATCAAGATTCCTGTTTTACTTAGTAATCATAATTTTGTTGACGGAAGTATTTCATATGTTGTTGAAAAGTTGGATATTCCCTTTGAAGGCCTAGCACAACAAGAAGAAATGATGGAAGAAATCAAAGATAAAGGTGGAAAAGATTTTCTCGAAAAGCAAAAAGGAGAAGTGGTAAAGGATTATACGTATTCCACCCAAGAAGCCCACGACAAAATTATCGATGATATTACAAATGGAAGATATATTCAAAATCACATGAAGTTTATGCGATTTAAACCTTCTCCAATTGATTATCGTCCAGTATCAAGTCCATTTTCTGACAGATGGCCATTTGCATATGAAGTGACACCATATACCCTGCCTGAAGACTCTCGTCTGGCAGTGGATGAAACATACCGTCCCCTTAATACTTATGGAGAAGATAGTAAAGATTGGCCGAGAATTAAGTTGGATTTTAAGGGTATATTTGATCCTACTAAATTGAACATCTCAAAGGATCCCTTAACAGAGCTTCCAATGGAAACCTATTTCCCATCTAAAGCGCAGTGGGTTATAGACCCTGAAAACAATCCAGTCAATCCTCCAAAGGAAATGAAACCTTTGAACAACCCATATGGTTTTCTTACAAAACCACCAATGCTTCTTACGACCCTTGAAGCAGCAGAAGAGATTGCTGGTGATAAACCAATTTCTGCGATTCGGGTCAACGTAAAAGGCGTCGAGGAATTGAATGACGAAAGTGAGAAAGTTTTACAATCTGTTGCGGAACAGATTGAACAGGAAACAGGTTTAATTACAGACATTACGCTTGGATCTTCTCCTCAACCAGCTCTTACCCATATTCCAGCTATCAAAGGGAAGGAAAGCCTTGGATGGGTGCAACAGCCTTGGATCAAACTCGGCTCATCCATCACGATCTTCCAGGAAGCCAAGGTTGGTTTTACCGGGTTGATTGCGAGTGTCATCTTGGTTGCGATCGTGTATGTATTTTCATCCAACCTCATCATGATGTTTGCACGTAAGAAAGAATTCGCGGTTCTCTTATCCATAGGCTGGAGACCGAACCAACTATCAAAACTATTATTCTTAGAATCAACTTTATTAGGAAGCTTCGTCGCCTTGATGAGCTGGGTCATTCTCGGCTTCTACTTCCTGACCAGCAGCGTGGAAACCTCTGGAATAAGAATTCTGTTAATCGGATTGTTCGGACTCCTGATTTATTGGTTCGGGTCCCTCGTTCCTGCACTATTGGTCAGAAAAATCAAACCGTATGAAACGATGAAGTCCGGTGAAATCTCGAATAAGTCAAAACGAATCGTCAAGTCAGAGTCTGTCATCGGAATGAGCTTCAATTACTTATCCACGAAGCTTAACAGGACAGTGCTATCGATACTTTCCATCGCTTTTCCTACCGGACTTCTGGTTTTCTTCTTATTCGTGACTTTCCGTTTAAAAGGCGTCATGTATGCGACTTGGCTAGGTGAATTCGTCGCGATGGAAGTTGGAACCATGCACTATATTGCAATGGGAGTTGCCATACTAATCGCCATTCTTACTACGGCTGAGATCATTTGGCAAAACGTTTCTGAACGGCAAGGAGAGATCGCCGTTTTGAAAGCTTTAGGATGGCAAAACAAAAACGTCCGTACTTTGGTTTTACTAGAAGGTGGATTAAGTGGTTTATTAGCTGGTATTTTAGGGTTAAGTTTAGCGTTCCTCCTCATTTGGAGAATGTATGGCGGGGTTCCTGTCAGTGAGCTCCTTTTCCTACTTACGACCCTACTCATTCCGATTGTAACAGGATTATTAGGTGCTATCCTCCCTGCTGAGAAAGCAGTTAAAATCCAGCCATATCAAGGCATCAGTGGTGGCATGACAAATTCGAAGAAAACAGAAAAGCAATTCAAGTACGGTCTAGGTGCTGTAGGTGCTGCTTTGTTTGTAGGAATTATCGTATTGCTTGCAAACGCCATTCCAGAAGTCAAAGAATCTGTTGCAAAGTACACGAGTCCTTCTGACCAGGATAAAACATCCGGTGAAGTGTTGAGTACATCTGCCGTGCCAGATGATGAAGATGAAGCTAAAGGTGAAGGAAAGAAAAAAGGTGAGGACGGACCAATTGATAAGCTGATGGAAACAGCCTGGAGGACCGGAACATTAGGACAAACTTTTGATGAAGAGCAAGAAATAATTACATTTGGAGAACTAACAGATGCACCAAACGATGTAAAGTTGGGTGACCCAGAAAATATGTTGCTCACCGTACCCGTCCTCGTTGAAAATACTGACACTATACAACTTTTGTACAAAGCTCGTTTTCATAAACTGATGGATGAAGCAGGAAATCATTACAAAGCCAAGCATATGGAAATCGTGGAGGAAAGAAACTGGAAATTTCAATCTTCTTTAGAAGGCGGAGGACTAGCCCACGTCCTTTTGACGTATGAAGTTCCGAAAAATGTTAATCAGCTCGTAATGATTTTCAAGGTCAGTGATTTGCCTGGGGATATGATCATCGAGATTCCTATGGAAAAATCGACAGTTGTGAATGGTGAATCAAACCAAGATAAAGAAACCGTTATAGACGAATTACTTAAAACTGCTCATGAAACAGGAAGACCTGGTGATACATTTGGCTCAGGAACCACATTAACTGTCGGTGAATTAACAGACCCTCCCAATGATGTTAATCTAGAAAACAATAAAAATCGTTTACTAACAATACCGGTCAAAATGGAACATTTTGATCAAAGAGCATCTGGGGGTATAAATTACATGCCACAATATCAAAACATTGTCGTCGATGCTGAAGGGAATGAATACAAGCCGTTAAATATGACCGTTATTGAGAATAAAGACTGGGCAGAAAAGAAATTTTTAAAAGCTGGTGGGATTGCCGACGTTCTATTGACTTATGAAATACCTCGTGACATTCAAAGAGTCGCATTTGTTATTGAAACCGACAGTTTCCCAAGAGGAATTATCATAGATGTTCAAATTCCTTCGAATTAA
- a CDS encoding GNAT family N-acetyltransferase has protein sequence MITALAREKYIRVKEWIDDKSILAPTLAYAVLDGYVDGEVYADSTEPNNVLIGTESGIYFVAGVGDNDLFNTHLVSLFKERKQNGSRFTLFSASQQWDEVLQKELRDEIKLMKRYHFTFNSQREPNTRDLPAGYTLQQINQTTIQQSSEFDEAYYKEYWSSMSNFLENGFGYCIVYDGKVICECTSIFASDKYAEIDIVTDEEHRGKGLAAIAAEAFILHCQESGRTPRWDCFVSNTASIRMAEKMDFENPLEYSIIVKNV, from the coding sequence ATGATAACAGCTTTGGCTAGAGAGAAGTACATACGAGTAAAAGAATGGATTGATGATAAGAGCATCCTAGCACCAACACTTGCTTATGCGGTGTTGGATGGATACGTAGATGGAGAGGTTTATGCTGATTCCACTGAGCCGAATAATGTCTTGATTGGAACCGAGTCCGGCATTTATTTCGTTGCTGGTGTAGGGGACAATGATTTATTTAACACTCATCTCGTGTCCCTTTTTAAAGAAAGGAAGCAAAACGGATCACGCTTCACGTTGTTTTCGGCGTCTCAACAATGGGACGAGGTTCTACAAAAAGAGCTACGTGATGAAATCAAACTTATGAAACGCTATCATTTCACATTCAACAGCCAACGGGAACCGAATACACGGGACCTGCCCGCTGGATACACATTACAACAGATTAATCAAACGACAATCCAACAAAGCTCAGAGTTTGATGAAGCGTACTACAAGGAATATTGGAGCTCCATGTCAAACTTTCTTGAGAATGGCTTTGGATATTGTATCGTATATGATGGGAAAGTGATTTGCGAATGCACGTCCATTTTTGCATCTGACAAATATGCGGAAATTGACATCGTCACTGATGAAGAACATAGGGGGAAAGGACTTGCAGCTATCGCAGCTGAAGCATTCATCCTCCATTGCCAAGAGAGTGGAAGAACACCTAGATGGGACTGTTTTGTCTCTAATACCGCTTCGATCAGAATGGCGGAAAAAATGGACTTTGAAAATCCACTCGAGTATTCCATCATCGTGAAAAACGTTTAG
- a CDS encoding GNAT family N-acetyltransferase, with protein MSLIIREMQMEDIAQVQHVAKTSWHHTYDGIIPFEIQENFLKAAYNDEMMQKRLEHSLIIVAVEDDKIVGFANFSPVREEGKVELAAIYLYPEAQGKGIGTMLLEKGIEKSLGVKAIFINVEKENLVGKNFYDAKGFEVVSEFDDDFDGHILKTTRMVLNV; from the coding sequence ATGTCGCTAATAATTAGAGAAATGCAGATGGAAGATATCGCGCAAGTCCAGCATGTAGCAAAGACGAGCTGGCATCACACGTATGACGGAATCATACCTTTTGAGATTCAGGAAAACTTTTTGAAAGCCGCTTATAATGATGAGATGATGCAGAAGCGCTTGGAGCATTCCTTGATCATTGTTGCCGTGGAAGACGACAAAATCGTCGGTTTCGCTAATTTCTCGCCAGTACGTGAAGAAGGGAAAGTGGAACTTGCAGCGATCTATCTCTATCCGGAAGCCCAAGGTAAAGGTATCGGGACAATGCTGTTAGAGAAGGGCATTGAAAAATCACTTGGTGTAAAAGCCATCTTCATCAATGTGGAAAAAGAAAACCTTGTCGGAAAGAACTTCTACGATGCGAAAGGATTTGAGGTCGTCTCTGAATTCGATGATGACTTTGATGGTCACATCTTAAAAACGACCAGAATGGTACTGAATGTATAA
- a CDS encoding MFS transporter, whose translation MIVALGMDAQEVVFTQQVLGLSETDYGLLISITGIGSIVGAFTVSILANKLSIKMLMGIGYMMVAVGYLIYAFSFSFWSVAIGFIILGFFNAYSNTGFMTFYQNNVPVKMMGRITSVYGSIQSVFQILFILMIGFTGELIPLRYSIIGAAGLMLILTIWQIYLVNKPSRKEYFTEQPEAITTP comes from the coding sequence ATGATCGTTGCTCTCGGAATGGATGCCCAAGAAGTGGTCTTCACCCAACAGGTCTTGGGACTATCAGAAACGGATTACGGGCTTTTAATCAGCATCACAGGTATTGGATCGATCGTCGGGGCATTTACAGTATCAATCCTGGCGAACAAACTATCCATTAAAATGTTAATGGGTATCGGCTACATGATGGTCGCAGTCGGCTATTTGATCTATGCCTTTTCGTTTTCTTTTTGGTCCGTTGCAATCGGCTTCATCATCTTGGGCTTCTTTAACGCCTATTCCAACACAGGATTCATGACATTTTACCAAAACAATGTGCCAGTCAAGATGATGGGGAGGATTACAAGTGTTTATGGCTCGATCCAAAGTGTGTTCCAAATCCTATTCATCCTGATGATCGGTTTTACGGGAGAATTGATTCCACTCCGTTACAGCATTATCGGAGCTGCTGGTTTGATGCTCATCCTTACCATTTGGCAAATTTATCTGGTGAATAAGCCATCAAGGAAGGAATATTTTACCGAACAACCAGAAGCAATCACAACCCCTTGA
- a CDS encoding cyclase family protein yields MPKKRYIDLSHTIENGLITYKGLPAPVICDYLSHEASREQYEEGTEFQIGKIEMVSNTSTYVDVPFHRYKDGKDLNDVMIERFAGLDGVLISIDKGTKEIDEHHFHGADVEGKAVLVHTDWDRHWNTEQYFEGHPYLTEKAAQYLRDKNVALVGIDSMNIDNTSGNNRPVHSTLLGSEILIVEHLCHLNELVDQKFRFYAVPPKIKGMGTFAVRAFAEIME; encoded by the coding sequence ATGCCAAAGAAGCGATATATCGACCTCAGCCATACGATTGAAAATGGACTGATCACCTATAAAGGGCTACCGGCACCTGTGATTTGTGACTATTTAAGTCACGAAGCGTCCCGTGAACAGTATGAAGAGGGAACAGAATTCCAGATTGGTAAAATCGAAATGGTATCGAATACCAGCACGTATGTCGATGTACCCTTTCATCGGTACAAGGATGGTAAAGATCTGAATGACGTTATGATTGAACGCTTTGCGGGATTAGACGGTGTATTGATTTCAATTGATAAAGGTACGAAAGAGATCGATGAACATCATTTTCATGGTGCAGATGTGGAAGGGAAAGCCGTTCTTGTCCATACAGACTGGGACCGGCACTGGAATACAGAGCAGTATTTCGAGGGTCATCCGTACTTAACGGAAAAAGCCGCACAGTATTTGCGAGATAAGAATGTCGCTTTGGTCGGAATCGATTCGATGAACATCGATAATACCTCAGGAAACAATCGTCCTGTCCATAGTACGTTGTTAGGGTCCGAAATCCTCATTGTCGAGCACTTGTGTCATTTGAATGAACTTGTGGATCAGAAATTTCGCTTCTACGCCGTGCCGCCAAAGATAAAAGGGATGGGAACGTTCGCTGTCAGGGCTTTTGCAGAAATAATGGAATGA
- a CDS encoding ABC transporter ATP-binding protein, which yields MLVMNQVSKQFGSFTALKDITLEFENGIYGLLAPNGAGKTTMIKMLVTLIFPTKGEILYNGTEVTKLDEDYRNVLGYLPQEFGYYKNYSPEKYLMYLAALKGIEKQTAKGKIQELLKLVGLEDVTRKKMKKFSGGMIQRVGIAQAMLNDPKILILDEPTAGLDPKERARFRKLLTELAQDRIIILSTHIVSDVESIANEIIMIKDKQLLYKDTISNICGILDGKIFETEVPMAEADAFRERYQSISERQDSGKMTIRFIAKDETPEPEWREVRPNLEDVFLHIYEDDSTLAGSMA from the coding sequence ATGCTCGTCATGAATCAAGTAAGTAAACAATTCGGCAGCTTCACAGCTTTGAAAGACATTACACTCGAGTTTGAAAATGGCATTTACGGGCTGTTAGCACCGAACGGGGCAGGGAAGACGACGATGATCAAAATGCTCGTCACCCTTATTTTCCCGACGAAAGGTGAAATCCTCTACAACGGTACAGAGGTGACAAAGCTCGATGAAGATTATCGGAACGTGCTCGGATACCTTCCACAGGAGTTCGGCTATTACAAGAATTACTCCCCGGAAAAATATTTGATGTACCTCGCCGCGTTGAAAGGGATTGAAAAACAGACTGCAAAGGGAAAAATCCAAGAGCTGTTGAAGCTGGTCGGATTAGAGGATGTCACGCGCAAGAAGATGAAGAAGTTTTCAGGCGGGATGATCCAACGGGTCGGAATCGCCCAGGCGATGTTGAATGACCCGAAGATCCTCATTCTCGATGAACCGACAGCAGGGCTTGACCCGAAGGAACGGGCCCGCTTCAGGAAGCTGTTGACGGAACTCGCACAGGACCGGATCATCATCCTTTCCACCCATATCGTGTCAGACGTCGAGTCGATTGCAAATGAAATCATCATGATCAAAGACAAGCAACTTTTATATAAAGATACGATTTCAAACATCTGTGGAATTTTAGACGGTAAAATCTTTGAAACAGAGGTACCGATGGCGGAGGCTGATGCCTTTAGAGAAAGGTATCAATCGATTTCGGAACGACAAGATAGTGGAAAAATGACGATTCGTTTTATAGCCAAGGATGAAACGCCAGAACCTGAGTGGAGGGAAGTAAGACCGAACCTTGAGGACGTATTTCTACATATCTATGAGGATGATTCGACGTTAGCAGGTAGTATGGCATGA
- a CDS encoding ABC transporter ATP-binding protein gives MENLVCKNISKVFEGDGISTYALNNINLSIEQGDFVSIVGPSGSGKSTLLSLLGTLDLPSTGEIHFGKEKINLMKSKDLADFRFEHIGFIFQQFHLIPTLTALENVMAPLFGRKVPYNKKQRAEEMLKEVGLSDKMNSLPSQLSGGQQQRVAIARALVHEPQWLLADEPTGNLDTETGEIIFTLLTRLNQEKGCGVIFVTHDPDLAERASVQIKMKDAEIIEQKRLTAHA, from the coding sequence TTGGAGAATCTAGTTTGCAAAAATATTAGCAAAGTTTTTGAAGGCGATGGCATCAGCACGTATGCACTGAACAATATCAACCTTTCCATCGAACAGGGAGACTTCGTATCTATTGTTGGGCCTTCGGGGTCTGGTAAATCGACACTGTTAAGCTTACTTGGAACGTTGGATCTCCCCTCAACTGGTGAAATTCACTTTGGAAAAGAAAAAATCAATTTAATGAAAAGTAAAGACCTCGCTGATTTCCGCTTCGAACACATCGGGTTCATCTTCCAGCAGTTTCATCTCATTCCAACACTGACAGCCCTAGAAAATGTCATGGCTCCTTTATTCGGTAGGAAAGTTCCATACAATAAAAAACAACGTGCCGAAGAAATGCTGAAAGAGGTTGGTTTAAGTGACAAAATGAACTCCTTACCTTCCCAGTTATCCGGTGGTCAACAACAGCGGGTTGCAATTGCACGTGCACTCGTTCATGAACCCCAGTGGTTGCTTGCTGATGAACCGACCGGAAACCTTGACACAGAGACTGGTGAAATCATTTTCACCCTCCTCACAAGACTGAATCAGGAAAAAGGCTGTGGTGTTATATTCGTCACACATGATCCTGATCTTGCTGAAAGGGCATCGGTCCAAATCAAAATGAAGGACGCGGAAATCATCGAACAGAAAAGGCTGACAGCCCATGCTTAG
- a CDS encoding MFS transporter has product MLLLSGIGISTLGDFIYLVAINVLVLKMTGSAAAVAGLWIMGPIASILTKFWSGSLIDRLNKRNLMIMTDIVRAVLVATIPFLHSVWLIYVCLFFLSFTKAFFDPTSLTYITSLVPQKDRKRFNSVRSLITSGAFLVGPAIAGALLLITTVNIAIWINAVSFLVSALILSLLPHVKAEESFGGRKMNVAVLRKDWSEVIRFSRKIHTSFQSIS; this is encoded by the coding sequence ATGTTGCTGTTAAGTGGCATCGGGATTTCAACGTTAGGTGATTTCATCTATCTCGTCGCCATCAATGTCCTTGTGCTGAAGATGACAGGATCTGCTGCAGCAGTTGCAGGCTTGTGGATCATGGGTCCGATCGCCTCGATACTGACGAAGTTCTGGTCAGGCAGTCTGATTGACCGGTTGAACAAGCGGAATCTGATGATTATGACCGACATTGTCAGAGCAGTGCTCGTCGCAACAATTCCATTTCTCCATTCCGTCTGGCTCATTTACGTATGCTTGTTCTTCCTTTCTTTTACGAAGGCTTTCTTTGATCCGACTTCCCTTACGTACATCACGAGTCTCGTGCCTCAAAAAGACCGGAAACGATTCAACTCGGTCAGAAGCCTTATCACATCTGGTGCCTTCCTGGTCGGTCCAGCGATCGCCGGTGCATTACTCCTCATTACCACGGTCAACATCGCGATTTGGATCAATGCAGTTTCATTTCTTGTATCGGCACTCATTTTGTCGTTGCTTCCTCATGTGAAAGCGGAAGAGAGCTTTGGCGGACGTAAAATGAATGTGGCCGTTTTACGCAAGGATTGGAGCGAAGTCATCCGTTTCAGTCGTAAAATACATACATCGTTTCAATCTATTTCCTAG
- a CDS encoding sigma-70 family RNA polymerase sigma factor produces the protein MIANDMDQDLKWIKAIKKKSDKRAADKLIQKYYREMFAFVYKQTLDQELSKDLTQEIFISMLRTIHGFDGRASFRTWLYKVANSRIIDFYRSKHYKQNKQTETIEEKVIHDPVEFTADVETKEEAAQILSVLAQFDYDAQTIVRLKIYGEYTFPEIAASVSLTESTVKTKYYATIRKLKKRLKEDGHG, from the coding sequence GTGATCGCGAACGATATGGATCAAGATTTGAAATGGATAAAAGCGATTAAGAAAAAGTCGGATAAGCGAGCAGCAGATAAGCTCATCCAGAAGTATTACCGCGAGATGTTCGCCTTCGTCTATAAACAGACGTTGGATCAAGAGCTCTCAAAGGACCTTACACAAGAAATCTTCATCAGTATGCTGCGCACGATTCACGGTTTTGATGGACGAGCTTCCTTCAGAACCTGGCTCTACAAGGTGGCGAATTCAAGGATCATCGATTTTTACAGGTCGAAGCACTATAAGCAGAACAAACAGACCGAAACGATTGAGGAGAAAGTCATCCATGATCCGGTTGAATTTACGGCTGACGTCGAGACGAAGGAAGAAGCAGCACAAATCCTCTCGGTCCTTGCTCAATTCGATTATGACGCCCAGACGATTGTCCGATTGAAGATTTACGGAGAGTATACGTTCCCAGAGATTGCAGCAAGTGTAAGCTTGACGGAATCGACAGTCAAGACGAAATATTATGCGACGATCCGCAAGCTTAAGAAACGGTTGAAGGAGGATGGACATGGATAA
- a CDS encoding nuclear transport factor 2 family protein, with product MDKKHLIERWFNEVFTKGDKDALKEITAPDFVSHVPGHDFKGHEEYIRDFMDWYRNVFTDDVWTINDYFENGEKAAVRYTGEMNYQGGWFNVPSQNQRVKETGMMIVRFQEGLIQEMWCEMSDLHLLDQLQPLSEVDFDVKSKIRS from the coding sequence ATGGATAAGAAGCATCTAATCGAACGGTGGTTTAACGAGGTTTTTACGAAAGGTGACAAAGACGCGCTCAAAGAAATAACGGCACCTGATTTTGTCAGCCACGTGCCTGGTCATGATTTCAAAGGACATGAAGAATACATAAGGGACTTCATGGATTGGTACCGAAACGTGTTCACTGATGATGTGTGGACGATTAATGATTATTTTGAGAATGGAGAGAAGGCCGCCGTCCGATATACTGGTGAAATGAATTACCAGGGAGGTTGGTTCAACGTTCCATCACAAAATCAAAGAGTAAAAGAAACCGGTATGATGATCGTCCGTTTTCAAGAAGGACTCATCCAGGAAATGTGGTGTGAAATGAGCGACCTCCACCTTTTGGATCAGTTACAACCGTTGTCTGAAGTAGATTTTGATGTGAAATCAAAAATAAGGAGCTAA
- a CDS encoding ABC transporter permease subunit: MFVILRNVSTVLFLFILAAMPLGIHDQQGKIVFDWNVMFSTIRQFFEGLSTGEAWTYRQGDRNPSIMEDLVSPYFTSFSYLLVSAIIVILLSIWLGIFLSKRTRSWVDGIVGLAGIIPDFIVVLLLQLLVVFIYQSTGVKTFKVASSSAGEPAVFLPILTLVIIPLFYLVRSLGNATSDVTSEDYILMAKSKGFSKRYINFYHVTSNVLPTLKADLHKVMSIMIGNLFIVEYLYNTRGMTTLLFLTMFRFGYQYNLVIFCLLAFMTLYFVCFFVLRLFIAALERKVSF; the protein is encoded by the coding sequence ATGTTTGTAATTTTACGAAACGTTTCAACTGTACTTTTTCTGTTCATCCTTGCAGCAATGCCGTTAGGGATACATGATCAACAAGGGAAGATTGTCTTTGATTGGAACGTGATGTTTTCAACAATTCGGCAATTTTTTGAGGGCTTAAGCACCGGGGAAGCATGGACATATCGGCAAGGGGATCGGAATCCATCCATTATGGAAGATCTAGTGTCACCTTATTTTACGTCTTTTTCGTATCTACTAGTCTCAGCCATCATCGTCATCCTTCTTTCCATCTGGCTCGGGATTTTTCTTTCAAAAAGAACGAGAAGCTGGGTGGATGGGATTGTAGGATTAGCGGGGATTATTCCTGATTTCATCGTCGTCCTGCTTTTACAGCTGTTGGTCGTGTTCATCTATCAATCTACTGGTGTAAAAACGTTCAAGGTTGCTTCGTCTTCTGCTGGGGAGCCGGCCGTATTCCTTCCGATCTTGACGCTTGTTATCATTCCGTTATTCTACTTGGTTCGTAGTCTAGGAAATGCGACATCTGACGTCACGTCTGAAGATTATATCCTCATGGCGAAGTCGAAAGGGTTCAGCAAACGCTATATCAATTTCTACCACGTAACCTCGAATGTGCTTCCTACATTGAAAGCGGATTTACATAAAGTGATGAGCATCATGATCGGCAACCTTTTTATCGTCGAGTATTTGTACAATACACGTGGCATGACGACGCTGCTGTTTTTGACAATGTTCAGATTCGGCTATCAGTATAATCTCGTCATCTTCTGTTTGCTTGCGTTCATGACGCTATATTTTGTTTGTTTCTTCGTGTTAAGGCTGTTTATTGCCGCATTGGAAAGAAAGGTGTCATTCTAA